From Lewinellaceae bacterium:
TGCGGCCTCCTAAGGCTCGCCCGGCTGCACAGGCGGGGAGTGCCCCCCTCCCACTTGCCCAAATCATGGGGCTCCTTATGAACCAGCACAATGGGTTATGATGTAAAAGTGCTGTGAATTTACCTGAGGCGAAAGAACAATTTAACTGAATTGTCGGCAACAAATCTTTCTGATGGCCCACTTAATGCCCTGTTATTCAATTGATTTTTCGATATTTCACGTGTATTTGTACACTGCTGGATATTTACCGAACTGTGTAAAGGCGTGAAAGCGATAGCACCCTGCCATTTACACCTTTACACAGATAAACCCCAAATTGTCCGGGAGTGTAGTTTTACTTTGTCACTTTAACATTTTGTGAATCTGGAGTGCCTGGAGCGCGGACCTCCAGGTCCGCGAAGGCTGCCTCGGGCAGCCTCTAGAAAGGCAATAATTGTACTAAAAACCTGCTTGAAGCAGGTTTTCGCGGACCTGGAGGTCCGCGCTCCAGAACATCCGGGCCTACCACACTTTAAAGTGACATAGTAGAAGTAGTTTATTTATTTAGAAAACATCGCCGACATGCTAAGCCCAAAACTGCTTTCCCTGCTGGAAACTTTTGACACTTACAGGCGCAGCCGCTTCCGGAAGTTCCTGTTATCTCCGTATTACAATGAAAACGAGAACCTTTTTCAGCTCTTTGAGGAAGTGGATGCCTTCCTCAGAGAAGGGCAGATCGGGCCAGCTCAGAGTACCAAACAGTTGGAAAAGAAAGTTGTTTGGAAAAAATTGTTTGGCAAGGCGCCTTACCGGGACGGCCATCTTCGGCGCCTTTGCTCTGAGCTTTTGCACCTGGCCTACGATTTTATCTATGCCGAAACCTGCCGGGCCGACGAAGCGGGGGCAAAAACGGCGCTCCTCCACCACTTTAAACAGCCGGCGATGGAAAAGCATTTTCGGGGTATTGCCCGGCAGTTGAGCGTGCTTCAGGAGCAGGAAGCGGGTTCCGGGGCGTCTCGTTTTTACACTGCTTATCGCAGCGAGCTGGCCTTTCACCAGCAGTTGGAAGAACAGGAGGAAAAGGTAGAGGATTTCAGCCACCTGGAAAGAGCCGATGAGGAGCTGAGCCGTTTTTACTTTGTGCAGAAGCTCAAGCATTGGGGCGATGCGCTCGGTTACCGGTCATTTTTGGCAAAAACGCCTGGTATTGACCTGCCGCAGGGGTTTATGGAGCATTTAGAACAGTCGGGCCTTTTGGAAGACCCCCTGCTCAACGCCTATTACCTGGCGGCGAAAATGCTGGGGGCGCCAGAAGAGGAGTCGTATTTCTTTCAACTCAAATCGCTGTTTTTCAACCGCTTTGATGCGCTCGCGCCGGAGGAACGCCCGCCGCTTTACATCCACCTGAACAATTACTGCATTCAATACAAGATCAACGCCGGCAACTCTTCCTATTTCCACGAGCTTTTTGACCTCTATAAACGGGGGATTGAGACGGGGCTTCTGTTGCGGGACAATGTGTTGCCGGCCCAGGATTACAAAAACATCATCACCGTGGGCCTGCACGCCGAGGCTTTCGATTGGGTAGAACAGTTTATTCAGCAATATACAGGCCACCTGCCGGAAGCGCGGCAGGAGAACGCCCTGGCCTACAACCTGGCCAAGGTTTACTTCCATAAAAAAGAGTACGAAAAGGTGATCGGGCAGTTGCGGGAAGTGGAATACCACAGCCTGGTTTACGCCCTGGGCAGCAAATTGATGCTGCTGCGCACTTATTTCGAACTGGGGGAGTTCCTGGCCCTCGATTCCCTGGCGGAGAGCTTCCGCATTTACCTGCGCCGCAAACGGGAAATCTCCCGCGATGTGCGCCAGCAGTACATGAATGTGCTGCGTTTCGTCCGAAAGTTGTCGAAGCTGGACCCCCGCGACAAAGCCGCCGTCGGCAAAGTGAAAGAGGAGGTGCTGGCCTGCGATGCCCTGGCCGCCAAACAGTGGGTGCTGGAAAAGGTGGAGGAGTTGGAGGGGTGATGGGAGGCGGCAGGTGAAGGGCGGTGTACGGTGGACGGGTCAGTGAGGGGGCTTGGGTGGACGGTGTGTACGGTGGCAGGCTACCACATCGTATACATGTTTTACTTGATCGGTTGATTGCATGATATTCTTTTTTATATCGGAAAGAGGCGTAGCGATAAAACTACCCATTCCAGCCAATTCTTTTTAACTTCGGCACCAATTATGCCAACCATGATCGAAATAGCCGCTTACAGCGATGCCTGGGTACCGGCCTTTGAAAAAGAACGCCAACTGCTCGCAACGCATCTACAGGGGCTTCATCCCCAAATAGAGCACATCGGCAGCACAGCGGTGAAAGGGCTGGGCGCCAAACCTGTAATTGACATCATGGTGGGCCTGCCGGCCGGCGAAGCGCTTGCCCTGTCGGTCGCGCCGCTCACCGAACTGGGCTACTGCTACTACCGCTGCTACGAATCCGCCATGCCGGAACGCCGCTTTTTTGCCCGCCTGAAGAACCTGCCCGGCCAGGCGTTCGAGAAAGAAACGCAATTGCCGGAACGCGATTTGTTCCCTCCGACCCACCACATCCACATGGTAATCCACGGCTCTTCTTTCTGGAAACGCCACCTCGCCTTCCGCGACTACCTGCGCACCCACCCTATGGCGCGCGACGCCTACCACCGCATGAAGGTGAAACTGGCCAACGGCACCTGGGAGAGCAGCAATGACTATGCTGAGGCTAAGACGGGGTTTATTCGGAGTATTGAAAGGTTGATGGGGTTGGGAGGTGGCTAATCTTAGCTTCTTTGGAAACTCCCGCCGGGTGCGATTCCTATTTGTACCCCTTTGGCGCATCGCTTGGGGAAATGCCCTGAAATTGATGGTTCTATGGCTGCATTGGCCTATTGTTGGGCCGCCCGTGCCCCGCAAACCATGGACCAAGGGAACCATGAAGCCATTGGTAGAGCACATTTCAGACATTTTCATGCCGAAAACCACAAGGGAGTACAAACCAGAATTGTACCCCTCCCACCACAACCTCATACCCCCCCTACATGTGAATCGCCCGATCCCCCGTAGCCGCCAAAGCCGCCTCCCGGAAGGCCTCCGTATAGGTCGGGTGAGCGTGGCTCATCCGGGCGGCGTCTTCGGCCGAGGCCCGGAATTCCATGAGGGCCACCGCTTCGGCGATGATGTCGGCAGTGCGAGGCCCGACCATGTGTACCCCTAGTATCTCATCGGTGTCCTTGTGGGCGAGAACCTTGATCATGCCTTCCGTATCCATGCTGGCGCGGGCGCGGCCCAGGGCCTTGAAGGGAAATTTTCCTGACTTGTAGGGGACGCCTTCTTCTTTGAGTTGTTCTTCGGTTTTGCCCACGCCGGCCACTTCCGGCCAGGTATAAACCACGCCCGGGATGAGGTTGTAGTCGATGTGCGGCTGCTGGCCGGCGATCACCTCGGCAGCGAATACGCCTTCTTCTTCCGCTTTGTGGGCCAGCATGGCACCGCGGATGACGTCGCCAATGGCGTAGATGTTCTCCACATTGGTCTGAAGCTTGTCGTTGACCAGGATGCGGCCCTTATCGTCCATTTCGACGCCTACCTTGTCGAGCCCCAGATTGGAGGTATAGGGGCGGCGGCCAATGGAGACGAGGCAGTAATCGGCGTTGATTTTGAAGGACTCTTCTGCATCGCGCTTTTGCACCGTCACCGTCACGCTCTTCTTGTTGACTTTTACGTCGGTTACGGCATGCCGGAGGTGAAACTTGATGCCGATCTTTTTCAGGGCGCGCATCAGCTCCTTGCTGCAGTCGCCGTCCATGCCCGGGATGATGCGGTCGAGGAACTCAACGACCTGCACTTCGGCGCCCAGGCGGGCAAAGACGGAGCCGAGCTCCAGGCCGATCACCCCCCCGCCGACGACGACCATGCTCCTGGGCACTTCGTCGATATTGAGGGCTTCGGTAGAGGTGATGACCCGCTCTTTGTCGTAGTTGAAAGTATCGGGCACGATGGGTTTGGAGCC
This genomic window contains:
- a CDS encoding GrpB family protein encodes the protein MIEIAAYSDAWVPAFEKERQLLATHLQGLHPQIEHIGSTAVKGLGAKPVIDIMVGLPAGEALALSVAPLTELGYCYYRCYESAMPERRFFARLKNLPGQAFEKETQLPERDLFPPTHHIHMVIHGSSFWKRHLAFRDYLRTHPMARDAYHRMKVKLANGTWESSNDYAEAKTGFIRSIERLMGLGGG
- the lpdA gene encoding dihydrolipoyl dehydrogenase; translation: MKYDLTVIGSGPGGYVAAIRASQLGMKTAIIERYSALGGTCLNVGCIPSKALLDSSEHYHNAREKFETHGIELQNLKVNMPQMIKRKNEVVEQTVGGLNFLMKKNKIDVFHGHGTFIDAHKISIAKEDGSTEEVETDKVIIATGSKPIVPDTFNYDKERVITSTEALNIDEVPRSMVVVGGGVIGLELGSVFARLGAEVQVVEFLDRIIPGMDGDCSKELMRALKKIGIKFHLRHAVTDVKVNKKSVTVTVQKRDAEESFKINADYCLVSIGRRPYTSNLGLDKVGVEMDDKGRILVNDKLQTNVENIYAIGDVIRGAMLAHKAEEEGVFAAEVIAGQQPHIDYNLIPGVVYTWPEVAGVGKTEEQLKEEGVPYKSGKFPFKALGRARASMDTEGMIKVLAHKDTDEILGVHMVGPRTADIIAEAVALMEFRASAEDAARMSHAHPTYTEAFREAALAATGDRAIHM